A region from the Spea bombifrons isolate aSpeBom1 chromosome 7, aSpeBom1.2.pri, whole genome shotgun sequence genome encodes:
- the GCG gene encoding pro-glucagon isoform X3 has product MRSVYCMVGLFFMLLQGSWQNPIHETEDKSRSVKAARNEALDGSEQLNEVKRHSQGTFTSDYSKYLDSRRAQDFVQWLMNSKRSGGISRRNVEFERHAEGTYTNDVTQYLEEKAAKEFIDWLIKGKPKKWRFSRHAEGTFTNDMSNFLEEKAAKEFVDWLIKGRPKRNYSEMNSIEEMGRRHADGSFTNDVNKVLDIIAAQEFLDWLINTKVTERDLLEEQ; this is encoded by the exons ATGAGGAGTGTATACTGTATGGTCGGACTATTTTTTATGTTGCTGCAAGGAAGCTGGCAAAATCCCATCCATGAAACAGAAGACAAATCCAG ATCAGTCAAAGCCGCAAGGAATGAAGCTCTAGATGGTTCAGAACAGCTCAATGAAGTAAAGCGTCATTCGCAAGGCACATTTACTAGTGATTACAGCAAGTACCTAGACTCGAGGCGCGCTCAAGACTTTGTCCAGTGGTTAATGAACTCAAAAAGAAGCGG gGGGATTTCAAGACGCAATGTTGAGTTTGAGAGACATGCAGAAGGTACATATACCAATGATGTGACCCAATATTTGGAAGAAAAAGCAGCCAAAGAATTTATTGACTGGCTGATAAAAGGAAAACCAAAGAAATG gAGGTTTTCAAGACATGCAGAAGGAACTTTCACCAATGACATGTCCAACTTCTTGGAAGAGAAAGCAGCCAAAGAATTTGTTGATTGGTTAATTAAAGGAAGACCAAAAAGGAA TTACTCTGAAATGAACAGCATTGAAGAAATGGGCAGAAGACACGCCGATGGCAGTTTTACAAATGATGTCAACAAAGTCCTAGATATTATTGCAGCACAAGAGTTCTTAGACTGGTTAATTAACACCAAGGTTACTGAAAG GGACCTACTGGAGGAACAATAA
- the GCG gene encoding pro-glucagon isoform X2 codes for MRSVYCMVGLFFMLLQGSWQNPIHETEDKSRSVKAARNEALDGSEQLNEVKRHSQGTFTSDYSKYLDSRRAQDFVQWLMNSKRSGGISRRNVEFERHAEGTYTNDVTQYLEEKAAKEFIDWLIKGKPKKWRFSRHAEGTFTNDMSNFLEEKAAKEFVDWLIKGRPKRKDLLEEQ; via the exons ATGAGGAGTGTATACTGTATGGTCGGACTATTTTTTATGTTGCTGCAAGGAAGCTGGCAAAATCCCATCCATGAAACAGAAGACAAATCCAG ATCAGTCAAAGCCGCAAGGAATGAAGCTCTAGATGGTTCAGAACAGCTCAATGAAGTAAAGCGTCATTCGCAAGGCACATTTACTAGTGATTACAGCAAGTACCTAGACTCGAGGCGCGCTCAAGACTTTGTCCAGTGGTTAATGAACTCAAAAAGAAGCGG gGGGATTTCAAGACGCAATGTTGAGTTTGAGAGACATGCAGAAGGTACATATACCAATGATGTGACCCAATATTTGGAAGAAAAAGCAGCCAAAGAATTTATTGACTGGCTGATAAAAGGAAAACCAAAGAAATG gAGGTTTTCAAGACATGCAGAAGGAACTTTCACCAATGACATGTCCAACTTCTTGGAAGAGAAAGCAGCCAAAGAATTTGTTGATTGGTTAATTAAAGGAAGACCAAAAAGGAA GGACCTACTGGAGGAACAATAA
- the GCG gene encoding pro-glucagon isoform X1 yields MRSVYCMVGLFFMLLQGSWQNPIHETEDKSRSVKAARNEALDGSEQLNEVKRHSQGTFTSDYSKYLDSRRAQDFVQWLMNSKRSGGISRRNVEFERHAEGTYTNDVTQYLEEKAAKEFIDWLIKGKPKKWRFSRHAEGTFTNDMSNFLEEKAAKEFVDWLIKGRPKRNYSEMNSIEEMGRRHADGSFTNDVNKVLDIIAAQEFLDWLINTKVTER; encoded by the exons ATGAGGAGTGTATACTGTATGGTCGGACTATTTTTTATGTTGCTGCAAGGAAGCTGGCAAAATCCCATCCATGAAACAGAAGACAAATCCAG ATCAGTCAAAGCCGCAAGGAATGAAGCTCTAGATGGTTCAGAACAGCTCAATGAAGTAAAGCGTCATTCGCAAGGCACATTTACTAGTGATTACAGCAAGTACCTAGACTCGAGGCGCGCTCAAGACTTTGTCCAGTGGTTAATGAACTCAAAAAGAAGCGG gGGGATTTCAAGACGCAATGTTGAGTTTGAGAGACATGCAGAAGGTACATATACCAATGATGTGACCCAATATTTGGAAGAAAAAGCAGCCAAAGAATTTATTGACTGGCTGATAAAAGGAAAACCAAAGAAATG gAGGTTTTCAAGACATGCAGAAGGAACTTTCACCAATGACATGTCCAACTTCTTGGAAGAGAAAGCAGCCAAAGAATTTGTTGATTGGTTAATTAAAGGAAGACCAAAAAGGAA TTACTCTGAAATGAACAGCATTGAAGAAATGGGCAGAAGACACGCCGATGGCAGTTTTACAAATGATGTCAACAAAGTCCTAGATATTATTGCAGCACAAGAGTTCTTAGACTGGTTAATTAACACCAAGGTTACTGAAAGGTAA